Proteins co-encoded in one Chitinophagales bacterium genomic window:
- a CDS encoding type IX secretion system membrane protein PorP/SprF: MKRIITFILILFFTQEIYAQQVYQLTHYMINDFAFNPAVAGSDDTFVGKASFRKQWSGIDGAPTTGMVSMHGNLSENRTVGIGAILYSDNTGPIGRTGATLAYAYQLPLVENETYLGIGVGANLMSYKINFNELITRDEGDPQIGAGDQSKMGADANLGLYLKGLNFWAGLSVNQMFASKYTFVGDVESIENSRHIFLGGGVTFNASENLDIAPSILLKSVAGAGAQFELGARAIVNKNYWAGISYRTEDALAILVGLQLDSSLNLAYSYDITTSDLSNYTSGTHEITVGYNFDFFNRKAKKSIPSDDIE; the protein is encoded by the coding sequence ATGAAACGGATAATTACTTTCATCCTTATACTGTTCTTCACCCAAGAAATCTATGCACAGCAGGTTTATCAACTTACACATTACATGATAAACGACTTTGCCTTTAATCCAGCCGTAGCAGGTAGCGATGACACCTTTGTTGGAAAAGCTTCTTTCCGCAAACAATGGTCAGGTATTGACGGTGCGCCAACAACAGGTATGGTCAGTATGCACGGCAACCTGAGCGAAAATAGAACCGTTGGTATCGGAGCTATCTTGTACAGCGATAATACAGGTCCTATTGGAAGAACAGGTGCAACATTGGCTTATGCCTATCAATTACCTTTAGTAGAGAATGAAACCTACTTGGGTATTGGTGTTGGAGCCAATCTAATGTCTTATAAAATCAACTTCAATGAATTGATTACCAGAGACGAAGGCGATCCACAAATTGGAGCAGGTGACCAATCCAAAATGGGTGCAGATGCCAATTTAGGATTATATTTGAAAGGTCTCAACTTTTGGGCAGGATTGTCTGTCAATCAAATGTTTGCCAGCAAATACACTTTTGTTGGTGATGTGGAATCCATCGAAAACAGCCGTCACATCTTTTTGGGTGGTGGCGTAACCTTCAATGCGAGCGAAAATTTAGACATTGCTCCTTCTATCTTGTTGAAATCTGTTGCAGGTGCAGGCGCACAATTTGAGTTAGGCGCAAGAGCGATTGTAAACAAAAACTACTGGGCTGGAATTTCTTATCGTACAGAAGACGCACTCGCTATTCTCGTTGGGCTTCAATTGGATAGCAGCCTTAATTTGGCATACTCCTACGACATCACTACTTCTGATTTGAGCAATTATACTAGTGGTACACACGAAATCACAGTAGGCTACAATTTTGACTTCTTCAATAGAAAAGCAAAAAAGAGTATTCCGAGTGATGATATAGAATAG
- a CDS encoding C25 family cysteine peptidase, with product MRKLLLALLLTLLAPVLLAQNYSNEWIDYSKNYYKLRIAKDGLYRIPFTTLSQSGLANLSGSGFKLYCKGKEVPIYVSTNGSLTSSDYVEFYGEKNDGEFDTQMFLFDDYQLTDETSLFTDSIAYYLVWQSSGSSQRITNVSNNLTNPPTKEPYFMHSENLLHRNIFNVGEPDRIAGVNYNYADFEKGEGFVSSIIQGQTNKTFNINTPALFTGTGAPPANLETKVVGKNNDFFNFKDHHIRIKVDGTTYIDNVYEGYDTPTYTSTVLSSDITSPRTSVVYESVGDIFSTPSQDWQSVAYTKITYPRAFDFLEYSSGSLIPAKSFAFTLNDNADTYIEIKNFTGGSSPVVYDLTNNKRYIPTVQSGIYKIRLQAGTNVNLKRRLLISSTDNGTLGRINSLTEKKFTNYQSIANQGNYIMISHSSLRTGSTDWVKTYANYRDESNGGRFKVVLADIEELYDQFAWGIPNHPLAIRHFINYALDKWSTKPKHVFMIGKSISYRITTTPSTFRANLIPTYGHQPSDNMLGVRNIFGYSVQVGIGRLSANTPTDVRNYFNKIQQYEANEPCTRADRLWRKHALFMATGDNSAQYVEYEGFLNDYKEFFDDATYYGGKVLDIQAAKNYSSSFNTRPFIEEGVSIFTFMGHSTGQIWKTDVLTNPAGYNQPAPRFPMVISGSCFVGDIHKSTNSDASMAEAYVLSNNKGAIGFLATVSFGFPSTLDIYTHELYRQFTGNNGSPINQGKPIGELIKNTLENIYIASPAASFYEGVKATSEEFTFQGDPGLIIGNIKDKPEYIIENNYQYKFIDIPNGYTRKTVSRDDVQVFNEAGSLISSGVNLVEAEAGETLKFLVRSTNLGKAVTNNYSVKISRRVQGSTVATTLKDVSLPSAKYESIHELEIPYPAGTNQNTTYEYIVKVDANNALAEDCEDNNEVILRVRYAPDACNEVANQYANLSITNAQSTYCVTDPAIQLQANINGGSFKISQVGGPTYNVNIFQPSQLGGGQFIITYTITDAGTGCVFSTEESVTVVQPIAVIESVDITEVCVGDEIHIDAAATDGEYIWDFKGATFTGSNQNPTLSWNTPGDKFITLKVSENGCESTTITQLIKVYSQVPENFPIDCDASSTSITFSWNVEGAASFNISGNNVLVTQLSGNANSYTFENLQPEEEVTITVAAIPNGTCDEVQSTLMCKAACGGETPVLDIESSYCAQQTTVINAPIINGVPITNGTFNITLSNGNTTQVSNNLSTSVLLQGENTIVYEYTEEGCTYTSQEYAVTVTNPQVSITGNELICPGDAVTLSVPQTFSAYEWNIPNANGSQLQVSEGGMYSVIVTDANGCTAMDQFEVGMAVDPNGEIFTSSGTSLCDGDNMTLQAPFGYISYIWSNNASNSQTLVVSQPGDYFVNYEDSNGCFWRADITITGPQTPTFEANCNSGTYVIQAMGDYDAYLWEDGSTEPTLAVTSGGLYYVTVTDASDCTSVGLINVSDAPFEVMNVGLSTGEDNAICEGEEITLSITNSTATNVTWSFNGTTQSGNSITANQAGIYVASATIGGCTKTVEQAIVVDPTSQPTAAFTSQSNNICLGESITFSNASANASAYSWTFTNDLSGSILNSIDENPTLSFDEVGNYTVELVVDAACGTKQSTETVNAAFKVSDNPNVTISMPEMSFCAGTSVTLTAEGDGMEYTWDGGEATGTVSDEVKVQPTQTTTYMVTAVNEAGCSETTSITVDVEICNFDIPNVITPNGDNFNDYWHIPQVDAGNNSIYVEIYNRWGQKVYSAINYNNETVRWDGRNDGSDDLPHGTYYYVIELNDGTAPLTGNVTILR from the coding sequence ATGAGGAAGTTATTACTAGCTTTATTGTTAACACTCTTGGCGCCAGTTTTGCTCGCACAAAACTACTCCAACGAGTGGATTGACTATTCTAAAAATTACTATAAACTACGAATTGCCAAAGATGGTTTATACCGAATTCCATTTACTACTTTGTCTCAGTCAGGTTTGGCGAACCTAAGTGGTTCTGGGTTCAAATTGTACTGTAAAGGAAAAGAAGTGCCTATTTATGTGAGTACTAATGGCTCTCTGACCAGTAGCGATTATGTAGAGTTTTATGGTGAAAAAAACGATGGTGAATTTGATACTCAAATGTTTCTATTTGATGATTATCAACTGACTGACGAAACCAGTCTTTTCACTGACTCAATTGCCTATTATTTGGTTTGGCAAAGTAGCGGTAGTTCACAACGGATTACCAATGTTTCGAACAACCTAACCAATCCCCCTACAAAAGAGCCGTATTTTATGCATAGTGAGAACTTGTTGCATAGAAATATATTCAATGTAGGTGAGCCAGACCGAATTGCAGGTGTAAACTATAACTATGCAGACTTTGAAAAAGGGGAAGGTTTTGTAAGTTCTATCATCCAAGGTCAGACTAATAAAACATTTAATATCAACACTCCTGCACTTTTTACGGGTACAGGTGCGCCTCCTGCAAACTTGGAAACTAAGGTGGTAGGTAAAAATAATGATTTTTTCAACTTCAAAGACCATCACATTCGAATAAAAGTTGATGGAACGACTTATATAGACAATGTTTACGAAGGATACGACACACCTACTTACACGAGTACAGTCCTGAGTAGCGATATTACCAGTCCTCGAACCTCGGTGGTTTATGAATCGGTTGGAGATATTTTCTCAACTCCTTCCCAAGATTGGCAGTCTGTGGCTTATACCAAAATCACATACCCAAGAGCCTTCGACTTTTTGGAGTATAGTAGTGGTTCATTGATACCTGCCAAAAGCTTTGCTTTTACGCTAAATGACAATGCGGATACTTATATCGAAATTAAAAATTTCACAGGCGGGTCTTCTCCAGTAGTATATGATTTGACCAACAACAAACGCTATATTCCAACTGTACAGAGTGGCATTTATAAAATTCGATTGCAGGCAGGTACGAATGTAAACTTGAAGCGACGACTACTCATTTCCAGTACAGACAATGGTACACTTGGAAGAATCAATAGCTTAACCGAAAAAAAATTCACCAATTATCAAAGTATTGCTAATCAAGGCAATTACATTATGATTAGTCATTCTTCGCTCCGTACAGGTTCTACGGATTGGGTTAAAACCTATGCTAATTATCGAGACGAATCTAATGGCGGTAGATTTAAGGTTGTATTGGCAGATATTGAAGAATTGTATGACCAATTTGCATGGGGAATCCCCAATCATCCTTTGGCAATTCGACATTTTATCAATTATGCGCTAGATAAATGGAGTACAAAACCGAAACATGTGTTTATGATTGGAAAATCAATTAGCTATCGAATTACTACTACACCTAGTACTTTCAGGGCCAATTTGATTCCCACTTATGGACATCAACCTTCAGACAACATGTTGGGAGTTCGCAATATCTTTGGATATAGTGTGCAAGTAGGTATCGGACGGCTCAGCGCAAATACACCAACAGATGTGCGAAACTACTTCAACAAAATTCAGCAATATGAAGCCAATGAACCTTGTACTAGAGCAGATAGACTGTGGCGGAAACACGCTTTGTTTATGGCCACAGGTGATAATTCTGCTCAATATGTCGAATATGAAGGTTTCTTAAATGATTACAAGGAGTTCTTTGACGATGCCACCTATTATGGAGGTAAGGTATTGGATATTCAAGCAGCTAAAAATTATAGTTCAAGCTTCAATACCCGCCCATTCATTGAAGAAGGTGTATCTATATTTACCTTTATGGGGCACTCTACTGGGCAAATCTGGAAAACAGATGTATTGACAAATCCTGCAGGCTACAACCAGCCTGCCCCACGTTTTCCAATGGTTATTTCTGGGTCTTGCTTTGTAGGTGATATTCACAAATCAACCAATAGTGATGCTTCAATGGCTGAAGCATACGTACTGTCCAACAATAAAGGAGCTATCGGATTCTTGGCAACAGTTTCATTTGGTTTCCCTTCCACCTTGGATATTTATACCCATGAATTGTACCGTCAATTTACAGGAAACAATGGCAGTCCAATCAATCAAGGAAAACCGATTGGTGAATTGATAAAAAACACATTGGAGAATATTTATATCGCTTCCCCTGCAGCTTCTTTCTATGAAGGGGTGAAAGCTACAAGTGAAGAATTTACCTTCCAAGGTGATCCTGGTTTGATCATTGGTAATATCAAGGACAAACCTGAATACATCATCGAAAACAACTATCAATACAAATTTATAGATATCCCCAATGGTTATACCAGAAAAACTGTTTCTCGTGATGACGTGCAGGTATTCAATGAAGCAGGTAGTTTGATTAGTTCTGGTGTAAACTTAGTAGAAGCAGAGGCGGGTGAAACCTTAAAATTCCTTGTTCGTTCAACGAATTTGGGTAAAGCTGTCACCAACAATTATAGCGTGAAAATATCTCGAAGAGTACAAGGCAGCACAGTTGCTACTACATTGAAAGACGTTTCTTTACCTTCTGCAAAATACGAAAGTATTCATGAATTGGAGATTCCTTATCCAGCAGGAACCAATCAAAATACTACTTATGAGTACATCGTGAAAGTGGATGCCAACAATGCTTTGGCTGAAGATTGTGAAGACAACAATGAAGTGATTTTGCGGGTACGTTATGCACCAGATGCGTGTAATGAAGTTGCCAATCAATATGCCAATCTTAGTATCACAAATGCACAATCTACTTATTGTGTCACCGATCCTGCCATACAATTGCAGGCAAACATCAATGGTGGAAGTTTCAAAATCAGTCAGGTAGGTGGCCCTACTTACAATGTGAATATATTCCAGCCCTCTCAATTGGGAGGAGGTCAATTCATCATCACCTATACCATTACCGATGCGGGTACAGGCTGTGTGTTTTCTACAGAAGAGTCCGTTACCGTTGTACAGCCTATTGCAGTTATCGAAAGTGTTGATATAACCGAAGTATGTGTAGGAGATGAGATTCACATAGATGCCGCAGCTACGGATGGTGAGTATATATGGGACTTCAAAGGTGCAACCTTTACAGGCAGCAATCAAAATCCGACTCTTTCTTGGAATACTCCTGGCGACAAATTCATCACCTTGAAGGTCAGCGAAAATGGTTGTGAATCCACAACGATTACACAGTTAATCAAAGTCTATTCACAAGTACCTGAAAATTTCCCAATTGACTGTGACGCAAGCAGTACTTCCATCACTTTTTCATGGAACGTAGAAGGTGCAGCATCTTTCAACATTAGTGGAAACAATGTCTTGGTCACTCAATTAAGTGGCAATGCCAATAGTTATACTTTCGAAAATTTGCAGCCTGAGGAAGAAGTAACTATCACAGTAGCCGCTATTCCAAATGGAACTTGCGATGAAGTACAAAGTACGCTCATGTGTAAAGCTGCTTGTGGAGGAGAAACGCCTGTATTGGACATCGAAAGTAGCTATTGTGCTCAACAAACTACGGTCATCAACGCACCTATCATCAATGGCGTGCCAATCACTAATGGTACCTTTAATATTACCTTGTCAAATGGTAACACTACACAAGTATCCAATAATCTTTCTACAAGTGTTTTGCTTCAAGGAGAAAACACCATTGTTTACGAATACACAGAGGAAGGTTGTACCTATACTTCGCAAGAATATGCTGTAACTGTCACCAATCCTCAGGTGAGCATTACTGGAAATGAACTGATTTGTCCAGGCGATGCTGTCACATTGAGCGTACCTCAAACTTTTTCTGCTTATGAGTGGAATATTCCAAATGCCAATGGATCTCAATTGCAAGTGAGCGAAGGAGGAATGTATAGTGTTATTGTAACTGATGCAAATGGATGTACGGCAATGGATCAATTTGAAGTAGGAATGGCAGTAGATCCAAATGGTGAGATATTTACTTCATCAGGTACTTCTCTATGCGATGGTGACAACATGACACTGCAAGCTCCTTTTGGCTATATTAGCTATATTTGGTCTAATAATGCTTCTAACTCACAAACACTTGTTGTCAGTCAGCCAGGTGATTATTTTGTAAATTATGAAGACAGCAATGGATGTTTTTGGAGAGCAGATATCACCATCACAGGTCCTCAAACACCGACTTTTGAAGCCAATTGTAATAGTGGAACTTATGTTATTCAAGCAATGGGTGATTACGATGCTTACTTGTGGGAAGACGGTAGTACAGAACCTACATTGGCTGTCACAAGTGGTGGACTCTATTATGTAACCGTCACCGATGCTTCAGACTGTACGAGTGTTGGATTAATAAACGTATCGGATGCCCCTTTTGAAGTAATGAACGTTGGTCTTAGTACAGGAGAAGACAATGCAATTTGCGAGGGAGAAGAAATTACTCTTTCAATTACCAACAGCACAGCTACGAATGTCACATGGAGCTTCAACGGCACAACTCAATCAGGAAACTCAATTACTGCGAACCAAGCAGGTATATATGTTGCATCGGCTACAATCGGAGGATGTACCAAAACTGTAGAACAAGCAATTGTGGTAGATCCAACGAGCCAACCAACAGCTGCCTTTACATCACAAAGCAATAATATCTGTTTGGGTGAATCCATCACCTTTAGTAATGCTTCAGCAAATGCCTCAGCTTATAGTTGGACATTCACCAATGATTTGTCTGGCTCCATACTAAACAGCATTGACGAAAATCCTACACTTAGTTTTGACGAAGTAGGAAACTATACCGTAGAATTGGTAGTAGATGCGGCTTGTGGAACAAAACAATCAACCGAGACAGTAAACGCTGCCTTCAAAGTAAGTGACAATCCAAATGTCACTATATCAATGCCAGAAATGAGTTTTTGCGCTGGAACAAGTGTTACATTAACTGCCGAAGGTGATGGAATGGAATATACTTGGGATGGCGGCGAAGCAACAGGTACAGTAAGTGATGAAGTAAAAGTACAGCCTACACAGACAACTACTTACATGGTAACAGCTGTGAACGAAGCAGGGTGTTCTGAAACAACTTCCATCACCGTAGATGTCGAAATCTGCAATTTTGACATTCCAAACGTCATCACACCCAATGGAGATAACTTCAATGACTACTGGCATATTCCTCAAGTAGATGCGGGTAACAACTCTATCTATGTAGAAATATACAACCGTTGGGGACAGAAAGTATATTCAGCTATCAACTACAACAACGAAACCGTTCGTTGGGATGGTCGCAACGATGGAAGTGATGATTTACCACATGGCACTTACTACTATGTGATTGAACTCAACGACGGCACTGCGCCATTGACGGGCAACGTAACGATCCTTAGATAA
- the clpB gene encoding ATP-dependent chaperone ClpB has protein sequence MNFNNFTIKSQETIASAQGIAFNKKHQLIEPLHMLKALIEVDENVIPYILKKTGVSVSRLSTNIEEKLDSLPTVKHSTQQFPSQQMTQAIFQAQSIAKEYKDEFTSVEHLLLGILEVSSDASKILKREGVNQSDLEKAIKELRKGETVTDASAESRYNVLDKYAINLNERAQAGALDPVIGRDEEIRRVLHILSRRTKNNPILVGEPGVGKTAIAEGIAHRIVNGDVPENLKTKTIYTIDLGAMMAGSKYRGEFEERLKAIINEVAKAEGQIILFIDEIHTIVGAGATEGGALDAANILKPALARGDLRAIGATTLKEYQKYFEKDKALERRFQKIIIDEPTLQDAISILRGLKERYETHHKVIIKDEAILSAVELSNRYITDRFLPDKAIDLIDEAAAKLRLEIDSVPEGLDEIRRKIRQLEIEKEAIKREADATKMEGINRKLVRLEEAHKEFMSVWKGEKDLVDAIQTEKKAIEQYKLEAEQAERQGNYGSVAELRYGKIKDAEANVVELEEKLHNLGETRIIKEEVDAEDIASVVSKWTGIPISRMMETERQKLLRLEEELAKEVVGQPEAVQAVSDAIRRSRAGLQDPRRPIGSFVFIGTTGIGKTQLAKTLATFLFDNEDALTRIDMSEFQEANTVSRLIGAPPGYAGYDEGGQLTEAVRNKPYSVILLDEIEKAHPDVFNLLLQVLDDGRLSDSKGRVVNFKNTIIIMTSNMGSQLIMERFEGTEEDNLTETYTKTRNELIGLLEKSLRPEFLNRIDEIIMFKPLRRRDLYKIVKIQLRELEVRLERQELKMDITTDALYWLVDNGFDLQYGARLIKRLIQREIANPISKKILEGNVGQDRTIYIDVVDEQLVFYTRNEEEVDISDLFS, from the coding sequence ATGAATTTCAATAATTTCACTATAAAATCGCAAGAAACCATTGCATCTGCTCAAGGAATTGCTTTCAATAAGAAACATCAATTGATAGAACCATTACATATGTTGAAGGCACTCATTGAAGTAGATGAAAATGTGATTCCTTATATCTTGAAAAAAACAGGGGTCAGCGTGAGTCGCTTATCCACCAACATAGAAGAGAAACTGGATAGTTTACCTACGGTCAAACACAGTACGCAGCAGTTTCCCTCACAGCAAATGACACAGGCTATTTTTCAAGCCCAATCCATAGCCAAAGAATACAAAGACGAATTTACATCCGTTGAACACCTTCTTCTTGGAATATTGGAAGTTAGTAGCGATGCCTCCAAAATTTTGAAAAGAGAGGGAGTCAATCAATCTGACTTGGAAAAGGCCATCAAGGAATTGAGAAAAGGTGAAACTGTAACCGATGCAAGCGCAGAATCTCGCTACAATGTGCTGGACAAATATGCCATCAACCTCAATGAACGGGCGCAAGCAGGGGCTTTGGATCCTGTTATTGGACGGGACGAAGAAATTCGCCGAGTCTTACACATCCTATCTCGACGAACCAAAAACAACCCTATCTTGGTAGGTGAGCCAGGGGTGGGAAAGACTGCCATTGCAGAAGGTATCGCCCACCGAATCGTGAATGGCGATGTACCTGAAAACCTAAAAACCAAAACAATCTACACGATTGATTTGGGTGCGATGATGGCAGGTTCTAAGTACCGAGGTGAATTTGAAGAACGATTGAAAGCTATCATTAATGAAGTAGCGAAAGCCGAAGGTCAAATCATTTTGTTCATTGACGAAATTCACACCATTGTTGGTGCAGGTGCTACTGAAGGAGGAGCTTTGGATGCTGCGAATATTTTGAAGCCTGCTTTGGCAAGGGGTGATTTGCGGGCAATAGGTGCAACTACATTGAAGGAGTACCAAAAATATTTTGAAAAAGACAAGGCACTTGAAAGACGTTTCCAAAAAATCATTATTGACGAACCTACACTGCAAGATGCAATTTCCATTTTGCGAGGTTTGAAGGAACGTTATGAAACGCATCACAAAGTTATTATCAAAGACGAAGCGATTTTGAGTGCTGTGGAATTATCGAATCGCTACATTACCGATCGTTTTTTGCCCGACAAAGCCATTGACCTTATTGATGAAGCGGCTGCAAAACTTAGATTGGAGATTGATTCTGTTCCAGAAGGTTTGGACGAAATTCGCCGAAAAATTCGTCAATTGGAGATTGAAAAAGAGGCGATTAAGCGAGAAGCAGATGCCACCAAAATGGAAGGTATTAACCGCAAATTGGTACGATTGGAGGAAGCTCACAAAGAATTCATGTCAGTTTGGAAAGGTGAAAAAGACTTGGTGGATGCGATTCAAACGGAGAAAAAAGCTATTGAGCAATATAAATTGGAGGCAGAGCAAGCTGAAAGACAAGGGAATTATGGGAGTGTGGCGGAACTTCGATATGGTAAAATCAAAGATGCAGAGGCAAATGTCGTAGAATTGGAAGAAAAACTGCACAATTTAGGAGAAACCCGAATCATCAAGGAAGAAGTTGATGCCGAAGACATTGCGAGTGTTGTGTCGAAATGGACGGGGATTCCTATTAGTAGAATGATGGAAACGGAGCGTCAAAAATTGTTGAGATTGGAGGAGGAACTAGCCAAAGAGGTGGTTGGACAACCTGAGGCGGTGCAAGCGGTTTCGGATGCAATTCGCAGAAGTCGGGCAGGACTACAAGATCCTCGCCGTCCAATTGGTTCGTTTGTCTTTATTGGTACTACTGGTATTGGCAAAACACAGCTGGCAAAGACTTTGGCGACTTTTTTGTTTGACAATGAGGACGCATTGACTCGGATTGATATGTCTGAGTTTCAGGAGGCCAATACGGTTTCTCGTTTGATTGGCGCACCTCCAGGTTATGCAGGATATGATGAAGGTGGACAACTCACAGAAGCAGTTCGCAACAAACCTTATTCGGTGATTCTATTGGATGAAATCGAAAAAGCACATCCCGATGTCTTTAATCTTTTGTTGCAAGTATTGGATGACGGGCGATTGTCGGATAGTAAAGGGCGTGTAGTTAACTTCAAAAACACCATCATCATCATGACCTCCAATATGGGTTCGCAATTGATTATGGAACGTTTTGAAGGTACAGAAGAAGACAATTTGACAGAAACCTACACCAAAACCCGCAATGAGTTAATTGGTTTATTGGAAAAATCTCTTCGTCCAGAATTTCTCAACCGAATTGACGAAATCATCATGTTTAAGCCTCTTCGCAGACGTGATCTCTACAAAATCGTCAAAATTCAATTGAGGGAATTAGAAGTTCGACTCGAACGCCAAGAGCTGAAAATGGACATCACCACAGATGCCCTTTATTGGTTGGTGGACAATGGTTTTGATCTTCAATATGGCGCAAGACTTATCAAACGTTTGATTCAGCGTGAGATAGCAAATCCTATATCTAAAAAGATTTTGGAGGGCAATGTGGGGCAAGATCGCACTATT